The following are encoded together in the Humulus lupulus chromosome 5, drHumLupu1.1, whole genome shotgun sequence genome:
- the LOC133834051 gene encoding F-box/LRR-repeat protein At3g48880-like: protein MNNSPSQTSWKDLPFDILVKIFMALDILDVVAGVSRVCTSWRAASRDPKIWNSIDLSKVKFNSGRIPETSDDLYIDGPSNKIMLVLKNSLKLNRGNVSCLIFQFYAFLTNEHLLYIAERTPNLKRLVLPAWNKLDVDGFDEAIKHWSNLESLTVPCVYSPCNMMKSIGAYCNNFSEIKIMCPVDSDFALSIASHTPNLKVLSLRCTVVFKQALLILLKKLNKLEVLNLAHSLMVCDTREPGFLLVFEEIDDEIIKNTKHVKTLITCQKNACPMCRVAVDQEDFLKWYNYEEENWKLDEIPSLTV from the exons ATGAATAACTCCCCTTCACAAACCTCTTGGAAGGATTTGCCATTTGACATCCTTGTAAAGATTTTCATGGCGCTCGACATTCTGGATGTGGTTGCTGGTGTCTCTCGTGTGTGTACCTCTTGGCGTGCAGCTTCTCGCGATCCAAAAATCTGGAATAGTATTGATCTGAGCAAGGTGAAATTCAATTCAGGCCGGATTCCAGAAACATCAGATGACTTGTATATCGACGGGCCAAGCAACAAAATAATGCTAGTCTTAAAGAACTCTTTGAAGCTCAATCGCGGAAATGTGTCTTGCTTGATCTTCCAATTCTATGCATTCTTAACAAATGAACACTTACTTTATATAGCTGAAAG GACTCCCAATCTCAAGAGACTTGTTCTACCAGCATGGAACAAATTAGATGTGGATGGTTTCGACGAAGCCATAAAGCATTGGAGCAACCTCGAATCACTGACCGTTCCATGTGTTTATTCTCCTTGCAACATGATGAAGTCTATTGGTGCTTACTGCAACAATTTCTCTGAGATCAAAATCATGTGTCCAGTTGACTCTGATTTTGCACTTTCCATTGCCTCACACACCCCAAATCTCAAGGTCTTAAGCCTCAGGTGCACAGTAGTGTTTAAGCAAGCTCTACTAATTCTACTGAAAAAATTGAACAAATTGGAAGTTCTCAACTTGGCTCACAGCCTCATGGTGTGCGACACTCGAGAGCCTGGCTTCCTCTTGGTGTTCGAAGAAATCGACGACGAAATCATCAAAAACACAAAGCATGTCAAGACACTTATCACTTGCCAGAAGAATGCCTGCCCCATGTGCAGGGTTGCTGTTGATCAAGAGGATTTTCTCAAGTGGTATAACTATGAAGAGGAAAACTGGAAGTTGGATGAGATACCTTCTCTCACAGTTTGA
- the LOC133780066 gene encoding uncharacterized protein LOC133780066, with protein sequence MSKCVKRLDGWKSAFMSRGGRLNLIQSILSSILVYYLSLFRIPKNVAGSIEKLMRDFCGREQIGWGLIIWYLGKKSVNLEVVVVWVVKSRYEVVDGQWDTGGGGRLSVHGPWRDISALYEEYRRMVCFKVGKGDRIQFWEDVWLGDDSLKSQFPDLFLVSMAKNCVIKDLAVLDGEGSVGAIGWKFRFRKNLFDREVSIFALLLHMLQVVALLSILEDRRNSIPDTSGVFNCKSAFHFLTYAHLGPELDWAKNLWRSFAPYKVKLFGWLLFLDKGLLVYAFFLFSPVPVPFGGRSEGGTFVAEYCFGDFLGNLAGDE encoded by the exons ATGTCGAAGTGCGTTAAGCGGTTGGATGGATGGAAGAGTGCTTTTATGTCACGTGGTGGAAGATTGAATCTTATTCAGTCAATTCTGTCTTCTATTCTGGTTTACTATTTGTCTCTTTTTCGGATCCCTAAGAATGTGGCAGGGAGTATAGAGAAATTGATGAGAGATTTTTGTGGGAGGGAGCAGATCGGTTGGGGGCTGATCATTTGGTATCTTGGCAAGAAGTCTGTAAATCTCGAAGTCGTGGTGGTTTGG GTGGTGAAGAGTAGGTATGAGGTAGTTGATGGTCAGTGGGATACGGGAGGAGGGGGAAGATTGTCGGTTCATGGTCCTTGGAGGGATATTTCGGCTTTGTATGAGGAGTATAGGAGGATGGTCTGTTTCAAGGTGGGGAAGGGGGATAGGATTCAGTTTTGGGAGGATGTTTGGCTTGGCGATGATTCCTTGAAGTCTCAATTCCCTGATTTATTTTTGGTGTCCATGGCCAAGAATTGTGTGATTAAAGACCTGGCAGTCTTGGACGGTGAAGGGAGTGTGGGGGCCATAGGATGGAAATTCCGTTTCAGGAAGAACTTGTTTGATAGGGAGGTGTCTATTTTCGCtctgttgttgcacatgcttcaGGTTGTGGCTCTCCTGTCAATTTTGGAGGATAGGAGGAATTCGATTCCAGACACAAGTGGAGTTTTTAATTGTAAGTCCGCCTTCCACTTCTTGACTTATGCTCATTTAGGTCCCGAGTTGGATTGGGCTAAGAATTTATGGAGGAGTTTCGCTCCGTATAAAGTTAAATTGTTTGGATGGTTGTTATTCTTGGATAAG GGTCTCTTAGTGTATGCTTTCTTCTTGTTCTCACCTGTTCCTGTGCCATTTGGAGGGAGGTCGGAGGGTGGCACGTTTGTGGCAGAGTACTGTTTTGGTGACTTTTTGGGCAATTTGGCTGGCGATGAATAG
- the LOC133778376 gene encoding probable DEAD-box ATP-dependent RNA helicase 48, with the protein MFFSILLERPKTISKLFSNLILTRPMGGGPRTFPGGLNKWQWKRMHEKRAKEKEKSLLEQEKELYHARIRSQIRAKVTGKPDPFKKTLPEAGHGPMSPDDHVKALADRFMKEGAEDLWNERDGPVKPTPPTPGSKVREQYIGSREATRPIPGSPIDLRKMIPERRNLAGDRETLNFSNMNGNNVRVRNYSVQRGRRNDSSSNGDNSGFNLKDDSLKPFVRSLVGNRDNSKVESNGNELSVHRKFSVKKKWRSGGSSSDDESEFDSEDDSARFSGTGRNMRTMGSSASLGKYDVKITKRRVPLNTCEGAVDFSQQVELIRHEISQRKLAEEEGKCEEESILSQKRFDEYDISPLTVKALSSSGYVQMTRVQEATLSVFLEGKDALVKAKTGTGKTAAFLIPAIETVLKALCSNSIQRVPPILALILCPTRELASQIAAEANVLLRYHGGIGVQTLVGGTRFKDDQKRLESSPSQIVVATPGRLLDHVESKSGLSVRLMGLKMLILDEAGHLLDLGFRKDIEKIVDCLPRRRQSLLFTATIPKEVRRISQLVLNREHSFVDTVGQGCVETLSQVNQCYLVSPLELHFQIVHHLLKEHISKSPDYKVLVFCTTSMVTSLMYLLLREMKLNVREMHTRKPQLARTRVSEEFRESKRLILVTSDVSARGMNYPDVTLVIQVGLPMSRDQYIHRLGRTGREGKEGEGILLLAPWEEYFLDELKDLPLKKFTLSQLDPNAKLQMEDSMAKIDGSVKEAAYHGWLGYYNSIKEVGRDKTTLVEVAKRFSESIGLQKPPALFRKTAVKMGLRDIQGIRIHK; encoded by the exons ATGTTCTTTTCCATCCTTCTAGAACGCCCCAAAACAATCTCCAAGCTTTTCTCTAACCTGATTCTGACCAGACCTATGGGTGGTGGCCCTCGAACCTTTCCCGGTGGCTTAAACAAGTGGCAATGGAAGCGTATGCATGAGAAGCGAgccaaagagaaagaaaaatctCTTCTTGAACAAGAAAAAGAGCTCTACCACGCCAGAATTCGCTCCCAAATCCGGGCCAAAGTTACCGGAAAACCTGACCCATTTAAAAAAACTCTTCCAGAAGCCGGACACGGACCTATGAGCCCTGACGATCACGTAAAAGCACTAGCTGATCGGTTCATGAAAGAAGGAGCTGAGGACTTGTGGAACGAGCGCGACGGTCCCGTCAAACCTACGCCGCCCACGCCGGGATCAAAGGTACGGGAACAATACATAGGTTCGAGAGAAGCGACAAGACCCATTCCTGGGTCTCCGATTGACTTGAGGAAGATGATACCAGAACGGCGTAATTTAGCCGGAGACCGCGAAACTTTAAATTTCAGCAATATGAATGGCAATAATGTTAGGGTTAGAAATTATTCAGTGCAGAGGGGTCGAAGGAACGACAGTTCTTCGAATGGAGATAACTCTGGTTTTAATTTAAAGGATGATTCTTTGAAACCTTTTGTTAGAAGTTTGGTGGGTAACCGCGATAACTCGAAAGTTGAGAGCAATGGGAATGAGCTTTCTGTACATAGGAAGTTTTCGGTGAAGAAGAAATGGAGAAGTGGTGGTTCTTCGAGCGATGATGAGTCAGAATTTGATTCAGAGGATGACTCGGCGAGGTTTTCTGGGACTGGAAGGAATATGAGGACAATGGGGAGTAGTGCTTCTTTAGGGAAGTATGATGTGAAAATCACAAAAAGAAGAGTGCCATTGAATACATGCGAAGGGGCTGTCGATTTTTCACAGCAGGTTGAGTTAATTAGGCATGAAATCAGTCAAAGAAAATTGGCTGAGGAAGAGGGTAAGTGTGAGGAAGAGTCAATTCTTAGTCAAAAAAG GTTTGATGAGTACGATATATCTCCATTGACGGTCAAGGCGCTATCTTCTTCTGGTTATGTTCAAATGACTAGAGTGCAGGAGGCTACCCTTTCTGTTTTTCTAGAGG GGAAGGATGCTTTGGTCAAGGCTAAAACCGGTACTGGGAAAACGGCAGCCTTTTTG ATTCCTGCTATTGAAACAGTTCTGAAGGCTTTGTGTAGTAATTCTATTCAACGGGTGCCTCCAATTTTAGCTCTGATTCTTTGCCCCACAAGAGAACTTGCAAGTCAGATAGCTGCAGAAGCCAATGTCTTGCTGAGGTACCATGGCGGAATAGGTGTCCAGACGTTAGTAGGAGGTACACGATTCAAAGATGACCAGAAACGCCTTGAATCCAGTCCAAGCCAG ATAGTAGTTGCTACTCCTGGCAGGTTGCTGGATCACGTTGAGAGTAAATCTGGGTTGTCTGTGCGATTGATGGGATTAAAGATGCTAATACTTGATGAAGCTGGTCATTTATTAGATTTGGGATTCCGGAAGGACATTGAGAAAATTGTTGATTGTTTGCCTCGTCGGAGGCAGTCCTTGCTATTTACTGCAACAATTCCTAAAGAG GTTCGCCGAATATCACAGCTAGTTTTGAATAGGGAACATTCTTTTGTTGATACAGTTGGTCAAGGTTGTGTTGAAACTCTTTCTCAG GTCAATCAATGCTATCTTGTTTCACCACTTGAATTGCATTTTCAAATAGTGCATCATCTTTTAAAGGAGCATATTTCAAAATCACCTGATTATAAG GTCCTTGTTTTCTGTACGACTTCAATGGTAACATCACTAATGTATCTTCTTCTCCGTGAAATGAAATTGAACGTAAGGGAGATGCACACCAGAAAGCCTCAACTTGCTCGAACTCGTGTTTCTGAGGAGTTCAGGGAATCTAAAAGACTGATTCTTGTTACATCTGATGTTTCGGCTCGTGGAATGAACTATCCTGATGTTACACTAGTTATTCAG GTGGGTCTACCAATGTCACGGGACCAATATATTCATCGTCTTGGAAGAACAGGAAGGGAAGGAAAAGAGGGAGAAGGCATCTTGTTGCTTGCCCCATGGGAGGAATATTTTCTGGATGAATTAAAAGATCTACCTCTTAAAAAATTTACATTATCACAATTGGACCCTAATGCAAAACTTCAG ATGGAGGATTCTATGGCCAAGATTGATGGTAGCGTCAAAGAAGCAGCGTATCATGGGTGGCTTGGCTACTATAACTCGATCAAGGAAGTCGGTAGGGATAAAACCACACTTGTCGAGGTTGCTAAGAGATTCTCTGAGTCAATTGGTCTGCAAAAACCGCCTGCTCTCTTCAGAAAGACAGCAGTGAAGATGGGGTTGAGAGATATACAAGGCATAAGAATACACAAGTGA